Proteins found in one Oscillatoria salina IIICB1 genomic segment:
- a CDS encoding GumC family protein translates to MISNRNSQSISPNWNGKQLPPQLPPTISGLAKEEEESFNPSKIFGVLRRRWWLIGIVTISVSAVVGVRVFQEEPIYQSRFQVLVGQLTNEQINPLAEQAGVSTKSVDYETQIQVLSSPKVLSPILEKIKAEYPNYDYSSLSNNLKINRLGQTQILEVRYQDSNPEKVKIVLDRVAAGYINYSLNEQQSGLQQGLEFTEDQLPQLQERVDKLQERLQIFRQQYDLIEPQSQGQQLSGKLSAIKQQQQETQAQLAEIQSLSVRLSEQLGLEMNEAITASALSAAPRYQELLNQLQQIETQIALESARLTEISPQMQRLQEQRANLLPLLQQEARAVLGTDRVSQNAQSMAASPNPIRLQLTQQLIEATNQRQILEVRQVAIALAENQARQELQKMAAVIREYTDLQRELQVATESLNRFLTVRETLKIEEAQKATPWQLISNPFQPSAPISPDVPRGLLIGGMAGLLAGIGAAMLAEKFDNRFHSPDDLKEITGLALLGTIPYQKQVKGQTSGDWAKPSTRRGDRASVLSVTPAHYHSSPFLDAFRSLHANLYFISPDRPLRSLAISSSVPAEGKSTTSVNLAQAAAAMGQRVLLVDADLRRPQIHIMMDLPNVWGLSHVISTDIEVNDVIQRSPGEDNLYILSAGQIPPDPTRLLSSQKMRNLIQQLQESFDLVIFDTPPLLGLVDAKLLAAHTDGIVMVVGLGQADQSGVKQVLDGLKMSHTKVLGAIANGVKGYTPSSSSYYQRYYRAENQTSSLNGNGESVN, encoded by the coding sequence ATGATTTCAAACCGAAACTCTCAGTCAATATCACCTAATTGGAATGGAAAACAGCTTCCGCCCCAGTTGCCGCCAACTATTTCGGGTTTGGCAAAGGAAGAGGAAGAGTCGTTCAACCCTAGTAAAATTTTCGGAGTGTTACGCAGGCGCTGGTGGCTAATTGGGATAGTTACTATTAGTGTTAGCGCTGTGGTTGGGGTAAGAGTATTTCAAGAAGAGCCAATCTATCAAAGTCGTTTTCAGGTTTTGGTTGGTCAACTTACCAACGAGCAAATCAATCCTTTAGCAGAACAAGCTGGTGTCTCAACAAAATCTGTGGATTATGAAACACAGATTCAGGTACTTTCTAGTCCGAAAGTTTTATCTCCGATTTTGGAGAAAATCAAAGCCGAGTATCCCAACTATGATTATAGTTCTTTGTCAAACAATTTAAAAATTAATCGTTTGGGACAAACACAAATATTAGAAGTTCGCTATCAAGACTCTAATCCAGAAAAGGTAAAAATTGTTTTAGATCGGGTGGCTGCCGGATATATAAATTACTCATTGAATGAGCAACAAAGTGGTTTGCAGCAAGGATTAGAGTTTACTGAAGATCAGTTGCCGCAACTGCAAGAACGAGTAGATAAACTACAAGAAAGGCTCCAAATTTTTCGGCAACAATACGATTTAATTGAGCCACAAAGCCAAGGTCAACAGTTGTCGGGTAAACTGAGTGCGATTAAACAACAACAACAAGAAACACAAGCTCAATTAGCCGAAATTCAGTCGCTTTCAGTACGACTTTCTGAGCAACTAGGTTTAGAAATGAATGAGGCAATTACTGCCTCTGCACTTAGCGCAGCACCACGCTATCAAGAATTACTAAATCAACTACAACAGATAGAAACTCAAATTGCTCTCGAATCGGCTAGATTAACAGAAATAAGTCCTCAAATGCAAAGGTTACAAGAGCAACGAGCAAATTTGTTACCTTTGTTGCAACAAGAAGCAAGGGCAGTTTTGGGAACCGATCGCGTTAGCCAAAATGCCCAATCAATGGCTGCTTCTCCTAATCCAATTCGCTTACAGCTAACTCAGCAGTTGATTGAAGCAACTAATCAAAGACAAATTCTTGAAGTGCGGCAAGTAGCGATCGCCTTAGCGGAAAATCAAGCTCGTCAGGAACTACAAAAAATGGCTGCTGTCATCCGAGAATATACGGATTTACAGCGCGAGTTGCAAGTGGCTACGGAAAGTTTAAACCGCTTTTTGACGGTGAGAGAAACTCTCAAAATTGAAGAAGCACAAAAAGCGACGCCTTGGCAGCTAATTTCTAATCCTTTTCAACCGTCAGCGCCAATCTCTCCCGATGTACCGCGCGGTTTGCTGATTGGCGGAATGGCAGGCTTGCTAGCAGGAATTGGTGCAGCAATGTTGGCGGAAAAATTTGACAACAGATTTCATTCTCCTGATGATTTAAAAGAAATTACCGGACTAGCACTGTTGGGGACAATTCCTTACCAAAAGCAAGTTAAAGGACAAACCAGTGGCGATTGGGCGAAGCCCAGCACCCGGAGGGGCGATCGCGCTTCAGTTTTGTCTGTTACTCCTGCTCACTACCACTCTTCTCCGTTTTTAGATGCTTTCCGTTCCCTTCACGCTAATCTCTATTTTATCAGTCCCGATCGCCCTCTGCGATCGCTAGCGATTAGTTCCTCGGTACCCGCAGAAGGAAAGTCAACTACTTCGGTTAATTTAGCTCAAGCTGCCGCCGCAATGGGACAACGAGTATTATTGGTAGATGCCGATCTGCGCCGCCCTCAAATTCATATAATGATGGATTTGCCCAATGTTTGGGGACTCTCTCATGTAATTTCTACAGATATTGAAGTTAATGATGTCATCCAGCGATCGCCTGGGGAAGATAATCTCTACATTTTAAGCGCAGGTCAAATTCCGCCCGACCCGACTCGTCTCCTGTCGTCGCAAAAAATGCGTAACTTAATCCAACAACTGCAAGAATCTTTCGATCTTGTCATTTTTGACACACCACCGCTACTAGGTTTAGTTGATGCTAAACTCCTAGCAGCTCACACCGACGGCATTGTTATGGTAGTAGGGTTGGGTCAGGCAGACCAGTCGGGAGTAAAACAAGTTTTAGATGGGTTAAAAATGTCTCATACTAAAGTTCTCGGAGCGATCGCCAATGGTGTTAAAGGCTATACTCCTAGTTCTTCTAGTTATTATCAGCGCTACTATCGGGCTGAAAACCAAACAAGTAGCTTAAATGGGAATGGGGAATCTGTCAATTGA